One window of the Rhodococcus sovatensis genome contains the following:
- a CDS encoding FABP family protein, with the protein MAEAAEKFASTSARNIPILPDIPHPEDTANLRLGPDLNPALLALLPLVGVWRGNGEGRDPETGEEYAFGQQIVVTHDGGAYLGWESRSWRLDSDGNYAHPDLREVGFWRVSGGDGEKGSANEEVLELLLTHSTGLVELYYGHALNQSSWELATDVVIRSTSGALVGGAKRLYGIVEGADLAYVEERIGADGELAPRLSARLSRYIG; encoded by the coding sequence ATCGCCGAGGCCGCCGAGAAGTTCGCGTCTACCTCGGCGCGCAACATTCCGATTCTTCCTGACATTCCACACCCCGAGGACACAGCGAACCTTCGCCTCGGACCGGATCTGAATCCCGCCCTGCTCGCGCTGCTGCCGTTGGTCGGCGTCTGGCGTGGCAACGGCGAAGGCCGCGACCCCGAGACCGGCGAGGAATACGCGTTCGGTCAGCAAATCGTCGTGACACACGACGGTGGCGCTTACCTCGGCTGGGAGTCTCGCTCGTGGCGCCTGGACTCGGATGGCAATTACGCCCACCCGGACCTCCGAGAGGTTGGGTTCTGGCGAGTCAGTGGCGGCGACGGTGAAAAAGGTAGCGCGAACGAAGAGGTCCTCGAGCTCCTGCTGACGCACAGCACCGGACTCGTCGAGCTCTACTACGGCCACGCACTCAATCAATCTTCGTGGGAACTCGCGACCGACGTCGTGATTCGATCCACCTCGGGCGCACTGGTCGGCGGCGCCAAACGGCTGTACGGAATCGTCGAGGGCGCCGATCTGGCCTACGTCGAGGAGCGCATCGGCGCCGACGGAGAGCTGGCGCCCCGGCTGTCTGCACGTCTTTCTCGCTACATCGGCTGA
- a CDS encoding cutinase family protein yields the protein MPRQFRAGSFLSVSVTMAAALLLVVPGAASAAPGTGSADSGSSDSGSAGTGSSEGPNIDPNNYAQDCPDVLMLAVSGATDSDADRDPLNEEPRSVASNWVGNVTLPIGEVNANSPGSVGWLYVPYPSTYGVGLLSDVETYQQSVASGIASTNRLLDEYKTKCGDNTKFVLLGYSVGAEVVERVALELGHRDPNALVTGDDFAGVMMIGDPYRPAGAPNFDEPGPTRGGFQSRTPKDYGTLNDKVTWSCRPYDLACDAPDNIVALQLALGVLGQMRLTVLNPVQTVADFARAVTSIATRAIVDIVTNKNWLESDETLLEVLLKVSDQLYEVDEQKAWEQLTPDQLLADLNWAMGPGADKIREKLHKEGVGLVENNKGIVDVVVEPYIFIGFLQHLLYWNNNPGDGREWESEKIVAWVTDLAQTERENNDAEHAPVEESPVEEQSAEPSSQVVPAPGTVTRDSDLGAFLESLGIAPPGVFPPQYSTVPEQAQQPATAIVPEPAQG from the coding sequence ATGCCGCGCCAATTTCGTGCTGGCTCGTTTCTGTCCGTATCGGTGACGATGGCTGCGGCGTTGCTGCTGGTGGTGCCTGGTGCAGCGTCCGCGGCGCCGGGGACTGGGTCCGCGGACTCAGGGTCTTCGGACAGTGGTTCTGCGGGGACCGGATCCTCGGAGGGGCCGAACATCGATCCGAACAACTACGCCCAGGACTGTCCAGACGTTCTGATGCTTGCGGTTTCGGGAGCGACGGACTCCGACGCCGATCGTGATCCTTTGAACGAGGAGCCCCGCTCGGTGGCGTCGAACTGGGTGGGAAATGTCACACTCCCGATCGGCGAGGTCAACGCCAACAGCCCCGGCTCGGTCGGGTGGCTCTACGTGCCGTACCCGTCGACGTACGGCGTCGGTTTGCTGTCCGACGTCGAGACCTACCAGCAGTCGGTCGCGAGCGGCATTGCCTCCACCAACCGCTTGCTCGACGAGTACAAGACCAAGTGCGGTGACAACACGAAATTTGTGCTGCTCGGTTACAGCGTCGGCGCCGAGGTCGTCGAGCGGGTCGCGTTGGAACTCGGGCATCGAGACCCGAACGCACTCGTGACCGGCGACGACTTTGCCGGCGTCATGATGATCGGTGACCCGTACCGCCCGGCGGGTGCTCCGAACTTCGACGAGCCAGGCCCGACCCGCGGCGGCTTCCAATCCAGGACGCCGAAGGACTACGGGACGCTGAACGACAAGGTGACGTGGTCGTGCCGGCCGTACGACCTGGCATGCGATGCACCGGACAACATCGTCGCGTTGCAACTGGCCCTGGGGGTTCTGGGGCAGATGCGATTGACTGTTCTGAATCCGGTTCAGACCGTCGCGGATTTCGCGCGCGCAGTCACCTCGATCGCGACGCGTGCCATCGTCGATATCGTCACGAACAAGAACTGGCTCGAATCGGACGAGACGCTCCTCGAGGTTCTGCTGAAAGTCTCGGATCAGCTCTACGAGGTCGACGAACAGAAAGCCTGGGAGCAGCTGACGCCTGACCAGCTGCTGGCCGACCTCAACTGGGCGATGGGTCCAGGCGCGGACAAGATTCGCGAGAAGTTGCACAAGGAAGGCGTCGGACTCGTCGAGAACAACAAAGGCATCGTCGACGTCGTGGTCGAGCCATACATCTTCATCGGGTTCCTCCAGCATCTTCTGTACTGGAACAACAATCCCGGCGACGGTCGGGAGTGGGAGAGCGAAAAGATTGTCGCTTGGGTGACCGATCTGGCACAGACCGAGCGGGAGAACAACGACGCCGAGCACGCTCCCGTCGAGGAATCCCCGGTCGAGGAGCAGTCGGCGGAGCCAAGCTCGCAGGTCGTGCCGGCACCCGGGACCGTCACGCGTGACAGCGATCTCGGAGCATTCCTGGAGTCGCTAGGGATCGCGCCCCCCGGTGTGTTTCCGCCGCAGTACTCGACGGTGCCCGAGCAGGCCCAGCAACCGGCGACCGCGATCGTTCCGGAGCCTGCACAGGGCTGA
- a CDS encoding DUF1416 domain-containing protein, with protein MCGAPVQGQTIPAGVDVEKETVITGRVLATDGEPVAGAFVRLLDGTGEFTAEVVASGTGDFRFFAAPGTWTLRALSASGNGQADITPEGAGIHSANVTVGV; from the coding sequence ATGTGCGGTGCACCCGTTCAAGGTCAGACCATTCCTGCAGGAGTCGACGTCGAGAAGGAAACGGTCATCACCGGCCGCGTCCTCGCGACCGACGGTGAGCCAGTAGCCGGCGCGTTCGTGCGTCTGCTCGACGGCACCGGCGAGTTCACGGCAGAGGTCGTGGCATCCGGTACCGGTGACTTCCGCTTCTTCGCCGCACCGGGCACCTGGACGCTGCGTGCGCTCTCGGCGTCGGGCAACGGCCAGGCCGACATCACCCCCGAAGGCGCAGGCATCCATTCGGCGAACGTGACCGTCGGAGTCTGA
- a CDS encoding sulfurtransferase, giving the protein MARSDVLVSADWAEQNLNAPKTVFIEVDEDASAYDGGHIEGAVKLDWRKDLQDAVRRDFLNQEQFSDLLSSKGIANDDTIVLYGGNNNWFAAYAYWYFKLYGHKDVKLVDGGRKKWELDGRPLSKDIVTREATQYHAEAPDLSIRAFRDEVIDAIGNKNLVDVRSPDEFSGKILAPAHLPQEQAQQRGHVPSAINIPWSTTANEDGTFKDDDALEALYKDKGYDDGKATIAYCRIGERSSHTWFVLKELLGKSDVKNYDGSWVEYGSLVGAPIELEVH; this is encoded by the coding sequence ATGGCTCGCTCCGACGTCCTGGTCTCTGCCGACTGGGCCGAGCAGAACCTGAATGCCCCGAAGACCGTCTTCATCGAGGTCGACGAAGACGCAAGCGCCTACGACGGCGGTCATATCGAAGGCGCAGTGAAGCTCGACTGGCGCAAGGACCTCCAGGATGCGGTCCGCCGCGACTTCCTGAACCAGGAACAGTTCTCCGATCTGCTCTCGTCCAAGGGCATCGCCAACGACGACACCATCGTTCTGTACGGCGGAAACAACAACTGGTTCGCGGCATACGCCTACTGGTACTTCAAGCTGTACGGGCACAAGGATGTCAAGCTCGTCGACGGCGGCCGCAAGAAGTGGGAGCTCGACGGACGGCCCCTCTCGAAGGACATCGTGACCCGCGAGGCCACCCAGTACCACGCCGAGGCTCCCGACCTGTCGATCCGCGCGTTCCGCGACGAGGTCATCGACGCCATCGGAAACAAGAACCTGGTCGACGTCCGTTCGCCCGACGAGTTCTCCGGCAAGATCCTCGCGCCTGCGCACCTTCCGCAAGAGCAGGCACAGCAGCGCGGGCACGTCCCCAGCGCCATCAACATTCCGTGGAGCACCACGGCCAACGAGGACGGCACGTTCAAGGACGACGACGCTCTCGAAGCTCTCTACAAGGACAAGGGCTACGACGACGGCAAGGCGACCATCGCCTACTGCCGCATCGGCGAGCGCTCGAGCCACACGTGGTTCGTCCTCAAGGAACTGCTCGGCAAGTCGGACGTGAAGAACTACGACGGCAGCTGGGTCGAGTACGGCTCCCTCGTCGGAGCACCCATCGAGTTGGAGGTCCACTGA
- a CDS encoding DUF4395 domain-containing protein gives MSIDTAPSVSQVDVRGPRFAAWITTAVLAAVLVLSTFATTAAGVLLAVQAVVFAIGAARGPRNSPYGTIFATFVAPRLSPTSEREPVAPLKFAQLVGFVFAAVGVLGFALGSPVVGTVATGFALFAAFLNAAFAFCLGCQIYPLVARLRTQSARA, from the coding sequence ATGTCAATAGACACCGCACCGTCAGTTTCCCAGGTCGATGTACGGGGCCCACGCTTTGCTGCGTGGATCACCACCGCCGTCCTCGCCGCCGTTCTGGTTCTCTCCACGTTCGCCACCACGGCGGCTGGTGTTCTCCTCGCCGTACAAGCCGTGGTCTTCGCGATCGGCGCCGCTCGTGGACCCCGGAACAGTCCGTACGGCACTATTTTCGCCACATTCGTCGCACCGCGTCTGTCGCCGACGTCCGAACGTGAGCCAGTCGCACCACTGAAGTTCGCACAGCTCGTCGGCTTCGTGTTCGCTGCTGTCGGCGTTCTCGGTTTCGCGCTCGGATCCCCCGTCGTCGGCACCGTCGCCACCGGCTTCGCACTGTTCGCGGCCTTCTTGAATGCCGCGTTCGCGTTCTGCCTCGGCTGCCAGATCTACCCCCTCGTGGCGCGGCTGCGGACACAATCCGCACGCGCCTGA
- a CDS encoding thioredoxin family protein: MTGLTVLLVVLIAATAFGLVYRSRAGKVRVSESAGSPELRALLLTAGVPLDAPVVLHFSADWCGPCAAVRRVVSQVLCDLDGPVEVELDIDANPELARAMNVMSLPTTFVLGEGLVERARISGVPKAEALRSALVNP, encoded by the coding sequence ATGACCGGTCTCACTGTTTTGCTCGTCGTTCTGATAGCGGCGACAGCATTCGGTCTCGTGTACAGGTCCCGCGCTGGGAAGGTGCGCGTGTCCGAATCCGCAGGTTCACCCGAGCTGCGCGCACTGCTTCTCACTGCGGGCGTCCCTCTCGATGCGCCTGTCGTGCTGCACTTCTCGGCGGATTGGTGCGGTCCATGTGCCGCAGTCCGACGAGTAGTGAGTCAGGTGCTGTGCGACCTCGACGGACCGGTCGAGGTCGAACTGGACATCGATGCGAATCCTGAGCTCGCCCGTGCGATGAACGTCATGTCCTTGCCGACGACATTCGTCCTCGGCGAGGGTCTCGTCGAGCGGGCACGTATCTCCGGCGTTCCGAAAGCCGAGGCACTGCGCTCCGCCCTGGTGAACCCGTAG
- a CDS encoding LmeA family phospholipid-binding protein encodes MRKLIIGLVSLAALALVVDFGAAAYSEYRVSRAIRDGGDLLSDPQVIVHGFPFLTQAADGKYQNVEIRAQDVPNDYVGSTTIEANLRGVSVPLSDLVNGSVNAVPVDELDGRVRIEATDLGRFLDIVDLQVSAPPADKSDGTGGSGGSGMTTNGGVVLTGTVPVGPIRTEVSVQADLILDGDSVDIVASDFYFGPEGNADFTIPDFAKPTVLGLFTKTIDRQTLPFGVLPTDVYAEGSQIVIEGNAKNVTIDLEQIEAP; translated from the coding sequence ATGCGCAAACTGATCATCGGACTCGTGAGCCTGGCGGCTCTGGCACTCGTCGTGGATTTCGGGGCGGCGGCGTACTCGGAGTACCGCGTGTCTCGCGCGATTCGTGACGGCGGAGATCTGTTGTCCGATCCACAGGTCATCGTTCATGGCTTCCCCTTCCTGACCCAGGCCGCGGACGGCAAATATCAGAACGTCGAGATACGCGCGCAGGATGTGCCCAACGACTATGTGGGTTCGACGACGATCGAAGCGAACCTTCGCGGCGTTTCGGTACCGCTGTCCGACCTCGTGAACGGGTCTGTGAACGCGGTACCCGTCGACGAACTCGACGGCCGCGTGCGCATCGAGGCGACGGACCTCGGCCGCTTCCTGGACATCGTCGACCTGCAGGTGTCCGCTCCGCCGGCTGACAAGTCCGACGGCACGGGCGGGTCGGGGGGCTCGGGGATGACCACGAACGGCGGCGTCGTTCTGACCGGGACGGTGCCGGTCGGACCGATTAGAACCGAAGTGAGCGTGCAAGCCGATCTGATCCTCGACGGTGACAGCGTCGACATCGTCGCCAGTGACTTCTACTTCGGTCCTGAGGGAAATGCCGATTTCACGATTCCCGATTTCGCGAAGCCGACGGTGCTCGGCCTGTTCACCAAGACCATCGACCGGCAGACGCTCCCGTTCGGGGTGCTCCCGACCGACGTTTATGCGGAGGGTTCGCAAATCGTCATCGAAGGCAACGCAAAGAACGTGACGATCGACCTGGAGCAGATCGAAGCGCCATGA
- a CDS encoding response regulator transcription factor, with protein sequence MELLLLTSDPNPEAVLPCLALLAHHVRPAPTEVSSLLEAGSADIALVDARTDLAAARGLCRLLGSTGSAIPVVAVLTEGGLVAVNSEWGLDDILLPGTGPAELDARLRLLVGRSGGVASPEASGKITLGELVIDEGTYTARLRGRPLDLTYKEFELLKYLAQHAGRVFTRAQLLQEVWGYDFFGGTRTVDVHVRRLRAKLGSEYESLIGTVRNVGYKAVRPSRSSKGGPVVVDGDDDLDGTDTASVEFSSLGGATHGSKN encoded by the coding sequence GTGGAACTCCTGCTACTGACCTCCGACCCGAACCCGGAGGCGGTTCTACCGTGCCTTGCACTTCTCGCGCATCATGTCCGGCCCGCACCTACCGAAGTTTCTTCGCTTCTCGAAGCGGGCTCTGCGGATATTGCGCTGGTGGATGCGCGCACGGATCTGGCTGCAGCGCGCGGATTGTGTCGCCTACTCGGGAGCACCGGTTCGGCGATTCCGGTCGTTGCGGTACTCACCGAAGGTGGCCTCGTCGCCGTCAACTCCGAATGGGGTCTCGACGACATCTTGCTGCCAGGGACCGGTCCAGCCGAACTCGACGCACGGTTGCGTCTTCTGGTCGGGCGCTCCGGAGGCGTCGCAAGTCCTGAAGCGTCGGGGAAAATCACGCTCGGCGAACTTGTCATCGACGAGGGCACTTACACGGCGCGTCTTCGTGGTCGTCCGCTCGACCTCACCTACAAAGAGTTCGAGCTCCTCAAGTACCTCGCTCAGCACGCCGGCCGGGTATTCACTCGTGCTCAGTTGCTGCAGGAGGTCTGGGGTTACGACTTCTTCGGTGGCACCCGAACTGTCGACGTCCACGTCCGTCGCTTGCGAGCGAAGCTAGGCAGCGAATACGAGTCCCTCATCGGGACCGTGCGCAACGTCGGCTACAAGGCAGTTCGGCCGAGTCGCAGTTCGAAGGGCGGGCCCGTCGTAGTCGACGGTGACGATGACCTCGACGGTACGGATACCGCCAGCGTCGAATTCAGTTCTCTGGGCGGCGCGACTCACGGAAGCAAGAACTGA
- the mshD gene encoding mycothiol synthase — protein MTVSFDIARLDPAAITPIVAQEIRSIVLRATEVDGTAPLSEQAVKAVASDEVTHLVATSGFTIVGYAGVVAGTPPMAEVVVDPEFRRRGTGRMLVERALSEGGPGARVWAHGNLEPAQAVARALGLEVARELLQMRRPLGTPELPDVVVQDGISLRTYRGHQDDAELLRVNNAAFSWHPEQGGWTEKDIAERRDEAWFDPAGVFLAFEEGTDTLLGFHWTKVHPAEAGENEIGEVYVVGIDPQAQGRGLGRILTLAGLHYLRNRELSDVLLYVEADNAAAVHTYERLGFTRFHVDAAYMRH, from the coding sequence ATGACTGTTTCGTTCGATATTGCCCGGCTGGACCCTGCCGCGATCACGCCGATCGTGGCGCAGGAGATCCGTTCCATCGTGCTGCGTGCCACCGAGGTGGACGGCACGGCGCCACTGTCCGAGCAGGCCGTGAAAGCGGTCGCGTCGGATGAGGTGACACACCTCGTAGCCACAAGCGGATTCACGATCGTCGGTTACGCGGGAGTCGTCGCGGGTACGCCGCCGATGGCGGAGGTGGTCGTCGACCCGGAGTTTCGCAGGCGCGGTACCGGCAGAATGCTCGTCGAGCGAGCGCTGTCGGAAGGTGGACCCGGCGCGCGAGTCTGGGCACACGGCAATCTCGAACCCGCCCAGGCAGTGGCACGCGCGCTCGGTTTGGAAGTCGCGCGCGAACTGCTGCAGATGCGACGTCCCCTCGGAACGCCGGAGCTGCCCGACGTGGTCGTGCAGGACGGCATCTCGCTGCGCACGTACCGGGGGCACCAGGATGACGCAGAGTTGCTGCGCGTCAACAACGCAGCATTCTCCTGGCATCCGGAGCAGGGCGGGTGGACGGAGAAAGACATCGCCGAGCGGCGAGACGAAGCGTGGTTCGATCCGGCGGGAGTATTCCTCGCTTTCGAAGAGGGAACGGACACACTCCTCGGCTTCCACTGGACCAAGGTGCACCCCGCCGAAGCAGGCGAGAACGAGATCGGTGAGGTCTACGTGGTCGGCATCGATCCGCAGGCTCAGGGACGCGGACTCGGTCGAATTCTGACGCTTGCCGGGCTGCACTATCTACGAAACCGCGAGCTCAGCGACGTTCTGCTGTACGTCGAGGCCGACAACGCGGCCGCGGTCCACACATACGAACGCCTTGGTTTCACGCGTTTTCACGTCGACGCCGCATATATGCGTCACTGA